The sequence below is a genomic window from Natronoarchaeum mannanilyticum.
GTTCGATCTCGACGTCGAAGTGGCGCGGCTCGCCGTCGGCGGCGAACGTGATCTGGCTGGTCCCGTTCCCGTCTCCGATCGCCGACGCGAGCGGGGGATGGTCGGCGAACGCCTCGTCGACGGTGGCGCCGACGAGCCGATCGTACTCCGCGCCGACGAGCCGCTCCAGTTCCGCGTTCGCGTCGAGGACTCGATCGTTGCGGTCGACCACGGCGACGCCGCTGGGGATCCGATCGAGCACCGTGTTCCGGGCGACCGGCGTGACGTCGACGAGATCCCGCGTCCGCATCGCCCAGAACAGCGCGACACAGCTCACGACGAAGCCGATGGGTGCCCAGTCCGCCGCCGTCGACTGGGAGAGGAACAGAGCGTTCCCGACCCACGGCGCCAGCGCGCTCAGAAACATCGCGAACGCCTGTCCGCGGTAGATCGACCGGCTGCGGTAGAGCTGTCCGAGGACGAGCAGCGACCCGGCGGCGAGCAACGCGTACGAGTAGCTGGCGTGCGCCCAGAACGCAGGGCCGTACGTGACTTCGTATCCGTAGAGCGACGCCACCGGTTCGACGCTCGCCCACACCAGGTGGTGAGCCCCGTTCGTCCAGACGAGCGCGTTGATCGCCACCGGTTCGATCGCCAGCAGGCCGACGGTCGGCAGCTTGAGATACCGTTCCCGCCCCGAGTACTCCAGCGTCAGGACGAACCAGAAGGTCCCGCCGACCACGATGCCGAGGTAGGCCAACTTACCCCAGAACACGGAGGCGTCGTACCCTTCCACCAGAACCTGTGCCAGCGTCGCGAACGCCCAGATCCCGGCCCCGAGCGACAGGCCGACCAGCGGCGTCGCTCCGGGGCTGGGTCGGTGGCGCCAGGCCAGCGCGGCTATCGCGAGGCACAGCGCGACGCCGATTCCGAGGAGCGACGTGTAGAGCGGTGGTCCGATCATTGCGAGGCGTCCCCGGACGGAAGGGATATATCTATCGACTCCCTGTTACTAGCGAGTCCTATTAAAAAGAGTGGCCGCCAGGGGTATCGCTTCCGCCCCGAGGCGCGGCGTGATCCCTCGTAGCGGCGCCGCGACGCAGACGATCCGCTCGCCGCACCGTCTCTCAGGCGATCTGATCCTCGTACTCCTCGGCCGACAGCAGGTCGTCGAGGTCGCTCTCGTCCTCCAACTCGACCTCCAGCATCCACCCCTCGCCGTAGGGGTCGTCGTTGACGAGTTCCGGCGTGTCGAACAGCTCCTCGTTGATCGCGGTGACCTCGCCGCCGACCGGGGCGTACAGGTCCGAGACGGCCTTGATGCTCTCGACCACGCCGAACTCCTCGCCCGCCGTGATCTCGTCGCCCTCATCGGGCAGTTCGACGAACACCACGTCGCCGAGTTCGTCCTGCGCGAAGTCCGAGATGCCTACGCGGACGGCGTCTCCGTCGCGGTGCGCCCACTCGTGTGATTCCAGATACCGGCGGTCGTCGGGGATCTCGAAGCTCATCTATCGAGGAAGTTCGGGGACTCGACCCTTGCCTTTTTCGCCTGGCCGCGGACCTCGACGCGGACGTCCGTGCCGGCGTCGGCGCGCTCGACGTCGACGTAGCCCAGCCCGATCGGTTCCGAGAGCGTCGGGCTCATCGTCCCGCTGGTGACCTCGCCGATCCGCTCGCCGTCGGCGGTCGTCACCGGGTAGCCGTGGCGCGGGACGCCCCGATCGAGCAGCCGGATGCCGACGAAGCGCTGGGCGGGCCCCGCCTCCTTCGCGCTCGCCAGGGCGTCGCGCCCGACGAACTCGGTGTCGAGGTCGACGGCGAAGCCGACGCCGGCCTCGTAGGGATTGCGCGGGTTCTCTTCCGGATCGAAGTCCTGACCCGCCAGCAGGAACCCGGCCTCGATCCGGAGGGTGTCGCGCGCGCCGAGCCCGCAGGGCTGGCAGTCGAAGGCGTCCCAGACCGTTTCGGCGTCCTCCCACGGCGCGAGCACCTCGAAGCCGTCCTCGCCCGTGTAGCCGGTGTTCGAGAGCAGGCACTCGACGCCCGCGATCGACCGGTAGTCGGCCTCGAATCGCCCGAGATCGTCGACCGCCTCGTCGTCGGCGTCCGCAGCGTCGACGGCGTCGGCGACGAGCCCCGGCGCGTCGGGGCCCTGCACGGCGAACATCGCGTACGTCTCGGTGCGGTTCTCGACGGTGGCGTCGAGCCCCCACTCGTCGCGGCGGCGCGTCCACCGATCTAGCATCTGTTGATCGTGGCCCGCGTTCGGGACGAACAGGTACTCGGGCGTCTCGCTCGGCAGCCGGTAGACGACCGTGTCGTCGAGGATGATCCCCTCGTCGTCGGTGATCATCGAGTACTGGACGTCGCCCGGGTCGAGCGCGGCGACGTCGTTCGAGGTGAGCCGCTGCATCAACGCTTCGGCGTCGGGCCCGCCGACCTCGATCTCGCTCATGTGCGAGACGTCGAAGATCCCCGCCGCCTCGCGGACCGCCCGGTGCTCGGTCGTGATCGACTCGAACTCGACCGGCATCTCCCACCCGCCGAACTCGGTGGCGTCGGCGCCGGCCGCCTCGTGGACCGCCGCGAGCGGCGGCTGTCGTAGCGACATACTCGACCGGTCGCGCGCCCGTGAGTAATGCTTTGCGCGTCGCCGCGCTGCGTCTCTCGCTCGGCCGCTCCGCGCCGCTCCGCCGCGGCGTCCCGCCGCCGACCGTCACACCTATCCAGCGACGCCGGAAACGGAGACCATGATCGAGCAACTGCTGGCCCTCCGCGATCGGCTGGGCGGCGGGGGCGGCGACGCCGCGTCGGCGACCCGCGCCGAGAACGGGGCTGGCGACGACGAAGACGGTGCAGGCGATGCTGACGCTGCGGCCGCGACCGACGCCGACGAGCGCCCGCGCGTCGGCCTGTTCGTCGACGGCCCGAACGTCCTCCGCGACGAGTTCGACGTCGACCTCGACGACGTGCGCGACTCCGCGGAGGAGTTCGGCCAGCTCGGCATCGCGCGGCTCTACCTCGACGAGCACGCCACGCCGGGGCTGATCCAGGCCGCCGAGGCCCGCGGCTACGAGGTCGTGATCACGAGCGGCGACGTCGACGTCAAGCTCGCCATCGACGCCAGCGAGTCCGCGGTACGGGACGAGATCGACGTGCTGGCGATCGCCTCGCGCGACACGGACTTCAAGCCCGTCATCGAGACCGCGGGCCGCAACGGCGTCCGGACCGTCGCCATCGCGCCGGGCACCCACGGTCGCTCGGACGCGCTGCGCAACGCGGCGAACGAC
It includes:
- a CDS encoding NYN domain-containing protein, with translation MIEQLLALRDRLGGGGGDAASATRAENGAGDDEDGAGDADAAAATDADERPRVGLFVDGPNVLRDEFDVDLDDVRDSAEEFGQLGIARLYLDEHATPGLIQAAEARGYEVVITSGDVDVKLAIDASESAVRDEIDVLAIASRDTDFKPVIETAGRNGVRTVAIAPGTHGRSDALRNAANDDVLLGE
- a CDS encoding histidine kinase N-terminal 7TM domain-containing protein, coding for MIGPPLYTSLLGIGVALCLAIAALAWRHRPSPGATPLVGLSLGAGIWAFATLAQVLVEGYDASVFWGKLAYLGIVVGGTFWFVLTLEYSGRERYLKLPTVGLLAIEPVAINALVWTNGAHHLVWASVEPVASLYGYEVTYGPAFWAHASYSYALLAAGSLLVLGQLYRSRSIYRGQAFAMFLSALAPWVGNALFLSQSTAADWAPIGFVVSCVALFWAMRTRDLVDVTPVARNTVLDRIPSGVAVVDRNDRVLDANAELERLVGAEYDRLVGATVDEAFADHPPLASAIGDGNGTSQITFAADGEPRHFDVEIEPLIDDLDRRIGRIALVHDVTEQRRRERELERKNEQLDRFAEVLAHDLRNPLNVADGYLDVVAETGDLEHVGRIRSAHERMNDLIEDVRTLVTQGQTVTETERLDLAAVARAAASNVDTRDAAVRVDDDLGVVEADENRLLQAFENLFRNAVEHGVESPATRDAPAAAPADGAGGADESASDGGVGGRDADDVDEPAVTITVGRLDDAAAGRNGFYVADDGPGIPPDAREKIFESGYTTGDDGTGLGLAIVQNAIEAHGWRIEAAESESGGASFEVTGVAFTAE
- the gcvT gene encoding glycine cleavage system aminomethyltransferase GcvT, with translation MSLRQPPLAAVHEAAGADATEFGGWEMPVEFESITTEHRAVREAAGIFDVSHMSEIEVGGPDAEALMQRLTSNDVAALDPGDVQYSMITDDEGIILDDTVVYRLPSETPEYLFVPNAGHDQQMLDRWTRRRDEWGLDATVENRTETYAMFAVQGPDAPGLVADAVDAADADDEAVDDLGRFEADYRSIAGVECLLSNTGYTGEDGFEVLAPWEDAETVWDAFDCQPCGLGARDTLRIEAGFLLAGQDFDPEENPRNPYEAGVGFAVDLDTEFVGRDALASAKEAGPAQRFVGIRLLDRGVPRHGYPVTTADGERIGEVTSGTMSPTLSEPIGLGYVDVERADAGTDVRVEVRGQAKKARVESPNFLDR
- the gcvH gene encoding glycine cleavage system protein GcvH, whose product is MSFEIPDDRRYLESHEWAHRDGDAVRVGISDFAQDELGDVVFVELPDEGDEITAGEEFGVVESIKAVSDLYAPVGGEVTAINEELFDTPELVNDDPYGEGWMLEVELEDESDLDDLLSAEEYEDQIA